A stretch of the Pseudomonas sp. ACM7 genome encodes the following:
- the emhR gene encoding efflux system transcriptional repressor EmhR encodes MVRRTKEEAQETRSQILEAAEKAFYERGVARTTLADIATLAGVTRGAIYWHFSNKADLVQAMLDTLQEPLDEMAKASESEDELDPLGCMRKLLIHLFHQVALDPKTRRINEILFHKCEFTDEMCDLRQQRREVSLDCNVRIALALSNAVNRGQLPENLDTARAAISLHAYIDGILYQWLLAPDSFELHIDAERWADAGLDMLRLSPNLRK; translated from the coding sequence ATGGTCCGTCGTACCAAAGAGGAAGCTCAAGAAACCCGCAGCCAGATACTGGAAGCGGCAGAAAAAGCCTTTTACGAAAGGGGCGTGGCGCGCACGACACTGGCGGATATCGCTACCCTGGCCGGGGTCACGCGCGGCGCTATCTACTGGCATTTCAGCAACAAGGCGGACTTGGTGCAGGCCATGCTTGATACCCTGCAAGAGCCGCTGGATGAAATGGCCAAGGCCAGTGAAAGCGAAGATGAACTCGACCCCCTCGGCTGCATGCGCAAGCTGCTGATTCATTTGTTTCATCAAGTTGCCCTGGACCCGAAAACCCGACGCATCAATGAGATTCTGTTTCATAAGTGCGAATTCACCGATGAAATGTGCGACCTGCGCCAGCAGCGTCGAGAGGTCAGCCTTGATTGCAATGTGCGAATCGCCCTGGCGCTGAGTAATGCGGTCAATCGGGGGCAGTTACCGGAAAACCTCGATACGGCCCGCGCGGCCATCAGCCTGCATGCGTACATCGATGGCATCCTGTATCAGTGGCTGTTGGCGCCCGACAGCTTTGAACTGCACATCGACGCCGAGCGTTGGGCCGATGCGGGGTTGGATATGCTGCGCTTGAGCCCCAACCTGCGCAAATGA
- a CDS encoding alkene reductase: MTTIFDPIKLGDLELANRIIMAPLTRCRADEGRVPNALMAEYYVQRASAGLILSEATSVTPMGVGYPDTPGIWSNDQVRGWANVTKAIHGAGGKILLQLWHVGRVSHESYLNGETPVAPSAIQQKGHVSLVRPLADYPTPRALETAEIADIVDAYRVGAENAKAAGFDGVEIHGANGYLLDQFLQTSTNQRTDNYGGSVENRARLLLEVTDAAIEVWGAGRVGVHLSPRADLHDMGDDNLSETFTYVARELGKRGIAFICSREKEDGDSLGPQLKEAFGGSYIVNERFTKDSANAWLASGKADAVAFGVPFIANPDLPARLKADAPLNEPRPELFYSKGAVGYIDYPVL, from the coding sequence ATGACGACTATTTTCGATCCGATCAAACTGGGCGACCTTGAGTTGGCCAACCGCATCATCATGGCGCCGCTGACCCGTTGCCGTGCCGACGAAGGCCGCGTACCAAACGCGCTGATGGCCGAGTACTACGTACAACGCGCCTCGGCCGGCCTGATCCTCAGCGAGGCCACTTCGGTCACGCCGATGGGCGTCGGTTACCCGGACACCCCGGGTATCTGGTCCAACGATCAGGTGCGTGGCTGGGCTAACGTCACCAAAGCGATCCACGGCGCAGGCGGCAAGATTTTACTGCAACTGTGGCACGTTGGCCGGGTTTCCCACGAGTCGTACCTCAACGGGGAAACGCCGGTTGCACCGAGCGCCATCCAGCAAAAAGGTCACGTTAGCCTGGTTCGTCCACTGGCCGACTACCCTACCCCACGCGCCCTGGAAACCGCTGAAATCGCCGACATCGTCGACGCCTACCGCGTCGGTGCCGAGAACGCCAAGGCGGCTGGTTTCGACGGTGTGGAAATCCACGGCGCCAACGGTTACCTGCTCGACCAGTTCCTGCAAACCAGCACCAACCAACGCACCGACAACTACGGCGGTTCCGTGGAAAATCGTGCGCGTCTGTTGCTGGAAGTGACCGATGCCGCGATCGAAGTCTGGGGCGCGGGCCGCGTGGGTGTGCACCTGTCACCCCGTGCCGATCTCCATGACATGGGCGACGACAACCTGTCAGAGACCTTCACTTACGTCGCTCGCGAACTGGGCAAACGTGGCATCGCCTTCATCTGCTCCCGCGAGAAAGAAGATGGCGACAGCCTGGGTCCACAATTGAAAGAAGCGTTCGGCGGCTCGTATATCGTCAACGAACGCTTCACCAAGGACAGCGCCAACGCCTGGCTGGCCAGCGGCAAGGCTGATGCAGTCGCCTTCGGCGTGCCGTTCATTGCCAACCCGGACCTGCCGGCACGTTTGAAGGCCGATGCGCCGCTGAACGAGCCACGTCCTGAGCTGTTTTATTCCAAGGGCGCGGTCGGCTACATCGACTACCCGGTGTTGTAA
- a CDS encoding MFS transporter — translation MPLSLLILALSAFAIGTTEFVIMGLLPDVAADLGVSIPGAGWLVTGYALGVAIGAPFMALATSRLPRKAALVALMGIFIVGNLLCAMATDYNVLMFARVVTALCHGAFFGIGSVVAAGLVPANKRASAVALMFTGLTLANVLGVPLGTALGQEAGWRSTFWAVTVIGVIALIGLIRFLPAKRDEEKLDMRAELRALKGAGIWLSLSMTALFAASVFTLFTYVAPLLGDVTGVSPKGVTWTLMLIGLGLTVGNIIGGKLADKSMAATLIGVFISMAVISTVLTWTSVALIPTEITLFLWATACFAAVPALQVNVVTYGKAAPNLVSTLNIGAFNIGNALGAWVGGSVIAHGFGLTSVPLAAAALAVLALLVTLITFRQNGDPELALATN, via the coding sequence ATGCCCCTCTCGCTACTCATTCTGGCCTTGAGCGCCTTCGCCATCGGCACCACCGAGTTCGTCATCATGGGCTTGCTGCCCGATGTCGCGGCGGACCTCGGTGTGTCGATCCCCGGCGCCGGTTGGCTGGTGACCGGTTACGCCCTGGGCGTGGCCATTGGTGCGCCGTTCATGGCACTGGCCACCTCTCGATTGCCGCGCAAGGCCGCGCTGGTAGCGTTGATGGGGATTTTCATCGTCGGCAACTTGCTCTGCGCAATGGCGACCGACTACAACGTGCTGATGTTTGCCCGCGTGGTGACGGCCCTCTGCCACGGTGCGTTCTTCGGCATTGGTTCGGTGGTGGCAGCGGGTCTGGTTCCGGCGAACAAGCGCGCTTCGGCCGTGGCTCTGATGTTCACCGGTCTGACCCTGGCCAACGTGCTTGGCGTTCCGCTGGGCACCGCACTCGGTCAGGAAGCCGGCTGGCGTTCGACCTTCTGGGCGGTGACCGTGATTGGTGTCATCGCGTTGATCGGCCTGATCCGTTTCCTGCCGGCCAAGCGCGATGAAGAGAAACTCGACATGCGCGCCGAACTGCGCGCCCTCAAAGGCGCCGGGATCTGGCTGTCGTTGAGCATGACCGCGTTGTTCGCGGCTTCCGTATTCACCCTGTTCACCTATGTCGCCCCGCTGCTCGGCGATGTCACCGGCGTCTCGCCCAAAGGCGTGACCTGGACCCTGATGCTCATCGGCCTGGGCCTGACGGTCGGCAACATCATCGGCGGCAAGCTGGCTGACAAAAGCATGGCCGCAACGTTGATCGGCGTCTTTATCTCGATGGCCGTGATCTCCACCGTACTGACCTGGACCAGCGTCGCGCTGATTCCGACCGAAATCACCCTGTTCCTCTGGGCCACCGCGTGCTTTGCCGCCGTGCCCGCCCTGCAAGTGAACGTCGTGACCTACGGCAAGGCCGCACCGAACCTGGTGTCGACCCTGAACATCGGCGCTTTCAATATCGGCAACGCACTGGGTGCCTGGGTCGGTGGCAGCGTCATCGCCCACGGTTTCGGCTTGACCAGCGTTCCTCTCGCGGCAGCCGCACTGGCGGTACTCGCCCTGCTGGTGACCCTGATTACTTTCCGTCAGAACGGTGATCCCGAACTGGCCCTTGCTACCAACTGA
- a CDS encoding helix-turn-helix transcriptional regulator: protein MTIDLDEIIKALAHPVRRDILIWLKDPKAQFPEQIHNHEYGICAGQIDQRCGLSQSTVSAHLANLQRAGLISSQKAGQWHFFKRNEDVIQAFLDAIVKELSAPTRN from the coding sequence ATGACCATCGACCTCGACGAAATAATAAAAGCCCTGGCACACCCAGTACGCCGAGACATCCTCATCTGGCTGAAAGACCCCAAAGCCCAGTTCCCGGAACAGATCCACAACCACGAGTACGGCATCTGCGCCGGACAGATCGACCAACGCTGCGGCCTGTCGCAGTCGACTGTGTCCGCCCATTTGGCGAACTTGCAACGTGCGGGACTGATCAGCAGCCAGAAAGCCGGTCAATGGCACTTCTTTAAACGCAACGAGGACGTGATCCAGGCGTTCCTCGACGCCATCGTCAAGGAGCTCAGCGCTCCGACCAGGAATTAA